From a single bacterium genomic region:
- a CDS encoding radical SAM protein, which translates to DIRRRMRSCRALCGISHSVRSESATLHPAPFAAPPAAPLPTPGAFERLALVASRRGREGR; encoded by the coding sequence CGACATTCGGCGCCGGATGCGCTCCTGCCGCGCCCTGTGCGGCATCAGCCACAGCGTGCGGAGCGAGAGCGCCACGCTCCACCCCGCGCCGTTCGCGGCGCCGCCGGCGGCGCCGCTGCCGACGCCGGGCGCGTTCGAGCGTCTCGCGCTCGTCGCCTCGCGCCGGGGACGGGAAGGGCGATGA
- a CDS encoding efflux RND transporter periplasmic adaptor subunit gives MSLTSAARALAAAGLVVAALGAASCAKPAPPAPPPPTVVVVEAIRKDVPIRGEWVGQTIGESDVAVRPRVDGAVLGIHFQEGGGVAKGQVLYTLEDSKYKELVASAEADLARANTVLARADADLARIRPLAEMNAVSRKDLDAATADRKAAAEGVESARAMLNVAKINLGYTRVEAPITGLAGISRVRVGDYVSPAGANAVLDTISTIDPIHVRFFLSEAQYLAFLRAYGLREASVQTARAPLDLILADGSVHPHVGRVVKVDRGIDPTAGALAVEASFPNPEKTIRPGQFAKVRAVVDERKGAILVPERAVQELQGRAYVFVVGADGAASFRAVKTGPRVEGLWVVEEGLAAGETVVAEGGQRLRTGMKVAATKAPAGK, from the coding sequence ATGAGCCTGACCTCCGCCGCCCGCGCGCTCGCCGCCGCCGGGCTCGTCGTCGCGGCGCTCGGCGCCGCGTCCTGCGCCAAGCCCGCTCCCCCGGCCCCGCCGCCGCCGACCGTCGTCGTCGTCGAGGCGATCCGGAAGGACGTGCCGATCCGCGGCGAGTGGGTCGGCCAGACGATCGGCGAGTCGGACGTCGCCGTGCGCCCGCGCGTGGACGGGGCGGTCCTCGGCATCCACTTCCAGGAAGGGGGCGGGGTCGCGAAGGGACAGGTGCTCTACACGCTCGAGGACAGCAAGTACAAGGAGCTCGTCGCGAGCGCGGAGGCCGACCTCGCGCGGGCCAACACCGTCCTCGCGCGCGCCGACGCCGACCTCGCGCGCATCCGCCCGCTCGCCGAGATGAACGCGGTGAGCCGCAAGGACCTCGACGCCGCGACGGCCGACCGCAAGGCGGCGGCGGAGGGGGTGGAGAGCGCGCGGGCGATGCTCAACGTGGCCAAGATCAACCTCGGCTACACGCGGGTCGAGGCGCCGATCACCGGCCTCGCCGGCATCTCGCGCGTCCGCGTCGGCGACTACGTCAGCCCCGCCGGCGCCAACGCCGTGCTCGACACGATCTCGACGATCGACCCGATCCACGTCCGCTTCTTCCTCAGCGAGGCGCAGTACCTCGCCTTCCTGCGGGCCTACGGCCTGCGCGAGGCGAGCGTGCAGACGGCGCGGGCGCCCCTCGACCTGATCCTCGCCGACGGCTCCGTGCACCCGCACGTCGGGCGCGTGGTCAAGGTGGACCGCGGGATCGACCCGACCGCCGGGGCGCTCGCCGTCGAGGCGTCGTTCCCGAACCCGGAGAAGACGATTCGCCCCGGGCAGTTCGCGAAGGTGCGCGCCGTCGTGGACGAGCGGAAGGGCGCGATCCTCGTGCCGGAGCGCGCGGTGCAGGAACTGCAGGGACGCGCCTACGTCTTCGTCGTCGGCGCGGACGGCGCGGCGTCGTTCCGCGCGGTCAAGACCGGCCCGCGCGTCGAGGGGCTCTGGGTGGTCGAGGAGGGGCTCGCCGCGGGGGAGACGGTCGTCGCCGAGGGCGGGCAGCGGCTCCGCACCGGAATGAAGGTCGCGGCGACGAAGGCGCCGGCGGGGAAGTAG
- a CDS encoding glycosyltransferase family 25 protein: MTNAAAGEAGGFEIVVASLASAVERRRRVEAMLSGSPWKWRLFDACTTPREDIPYDERAARIQRGRALSRAEVCTFATHYTILRDFAERGGEGCLMVLEDDVLIDGGFPFERLPRLMAAAGIDMLRLYSRFLYENRRVAEVGARHHLVRFKRPVFGLQAYVVTREGARRTTAPIRRIVRPGDDEFDRFWANGVPLYALYPYPAMELEGPSTMAGRETMEKVAAQERPSALARLYHRLEKLRRAGANARLRRRDYEIRRRLRGFVFP; encoded by the coding sequence ATGACCAACGCGGCGGCCGGAGAGGCCGGCGGATTCGAGATCGTCGTGGCCAGCCTCGCCTCCGCCGTCGAGCGGCGGCGGCGCGTCGAGGCGATGCTCTCCGGCTCGCCGTGGAAGTGGCGGCTCTTCGACGCCTGCACGACGCCGCGCGAGGACATCCCCTACGACGAGCGCGCGGCGCGGATCCAGCGCGGCCGCGCCCTGAGCCGCGCCGAGGTCTGCACCTTCGCCACCCACTACACGATCCTGCGCGACTTCGCGGAGCGCGGCGGCGAGGGCTGCCTGATGGTCCTCGAGGACGACGTGCTGATCGACGGCGGCTTTCCGTTCGAGCGGCTGCCGCGCCTGATGGCCGCGGCCGGGATCGACATGCTGCGGCTCTACTCGCGCTTCCTCTACGAGAACCGACGCGTGGCGGAGGTCGGGGCGCGCCATCACCTGGTCCGCTTCAAGCGGCCGGTCTTCGGCCTGCAGGCCTACGTCGTGACGCGCGAGGGGGCGCGGCGGACGACGGCGCCGATCCGGCGGATCGTCCGTCCCGGCGACGACGAGTTCGACCGCTTCTGGGCCAACGGCGTGCCGCTCTACGCCCTCTATCCGTATCCCGCGATGGAGCTCGAGGGGCCGAGCACGATGGCCGGCCGCGAGACGATGGAGAAGGTCGCGGCGCAGGAGCGGCCGTCGGCGCTCGCCCGCCTCTACCACCGCCTGGAGAAGCTGCGGCGCGCGGGGGCCAACGCCCGGCTGCGCCGCCGCGACTACGAGATCCGCCGCCGCCTGCGGGGCTTCGTCTTCCCCTGA